GCCCGACACCCAGCGCGAAGAGCTTCTTCGCCGGCAGCAGCCGATAGCCCTGCGCACCCGTCTTCGTCATCAGGTACCGGCAGTGCGCGTCCATGTCGTAGGGCTTCGGGACCTTGAGGGTGGTCCACAGCTTGTACTGGCTGCCCGGCGTCTCGCGGTCGGTCGTCCTGGTCACGACATGACCGCTGAACGGGTCCTGCTCGAACATGTAGTCGAACGTGGCCTTGATGTCGTCCTGCGGCACCTTCCACGCGACCAGCGCGCCGGGGGCCAGGGAGGTGGCCATCAGCGTCTGGCGGATGCGGCGGATCGTGCCGGCCTCCACCATCGCGCGAAGTCGTTCGAGGACGGTGTCGAGGTCCACCCCCGAGTCCTCGGCGATGGTCCGGAAGGGGTAGCGGTGGAACCCCTGGATCCGGTCCTCCGACACCTTGAGGATCTGGGAGTTGACGGCGTCGTCGACGCCTGCAGGCACGGCTTCAGCAGTTGACATCGTCCTCGGAGTGTAGGTCGACCCGCCATGCACGCCGTACGGTGAGGCCATGCGCGTCACCACCATCCACGCCCCCGGCGACATCCGCCTCGAGGAGCGCCCCGACCCGACCATCGAGCGTCCGACCGACGCCATCGTCCGCACCGTCGCCGCGTGCGTCTGCGGGTCGGACCTGTGGCCCTACCGCGGCGCCAACGACGTCGAGGCCGGCAACCCGATCGGCCACGAGCTGGTCGGTGTCGTCGAGGCCGTCGGCAGCGATGTGACGTCCTTCCGGCCCGGCCAGTTCGTCGTCGTGCCGTTCTGCCACAGCGACAACACCTGCGCCCACTGCGCCGTCGGCATGACCTCGGCCTGCGTCAACGGTGGGTTCACCAACGGCGGGCAGGCCGAGCTGGTCCGGGTCACCCAGGCCGAGGGCAGCATGGTCGCCACCGACGGCATGCCCGACGACGACCTCATCCCCTCCCTGCTGACCCTCTCCGACGTGATGGCCACCGGCTGGCACGCCGCCGTTGCGGCGGGGGTGGAGGAGGGGGACACCGTCGTCGTGGTCGGTGACGGCGCCGTGGGCCTGTGCGGGGTCCTCGCCGCATCGGTCATGGGAGCCGGCCAGGTGATCGCCATGTCGCGGCACGAGCCCCGTCAGCGCATCGCCGAGCAGTTCGGCGCCACCAACCTGATCGCCGCCCGTGGCGAGGAGGGCGAGCAGGAGGTCCTCGACCTGACCGACGGTGTCGGCGCCGACGCCGTGCTGGAATGCGTCGGCACCGGACAGGCCATGGCGACCGCCTTCAACGTCGCCCGTCCGGGCTCGACCGTCGGGTTCGTCGGGGTGCCCCACGGGGTCGAGCTGCCGATCCGGCGCATGTTCAGCAAGAACATCGGCCTCGCCGGCGGCATGGCCCCGGTGCGGACCTACCTGCCCGAGCTGATGCAGCTGGTCACCGACGGCACGATCAACCCCGGCATCGTCTTCGACGCGGTCATGCCGCTGGAGGACGTCGCCGAGGCCTACCGGGCGATGGACGAGCGCGAGGCGATCAAGGTGTTGCTCGAGCCCTGAGCCTCACGCATCCACGCGTTCGTCCCTCACGCATTCAGGTGATACGGCACCGACGTGACGACGGTGCCGCGGCGGAACAGCAGGCGCCCCTTCAGCAGCAGCGCGCTGTTGTTGTGCAGGAAGTGCCCCCACCAGCGTGACACCACGAACTCGGGGATGAGCACCGTGACGATGTCGCCGTCCCATCGGTCGTCGACCTCGTCGACATACCGCAGCAACGGACGGGTCAGCTCCCGATAGGGCGAGCGGATGACGTCCAGGCGGATGTCGCCCGGGACCCGTGCCCACCGCTCACGGATGGCGGTCTCGGCGTCGTCGTCGGCGACCACCGTGACCGCCAGCAGGTGGGTCGGGTGCAACGACCACGCGTAACGCAGCGCCTCGACGGTGCCGCGGTGCACGTCGCCGACCAGGACGACGACGGTGTGGGCGGTCGGCTCGAGCACGATGCGGTCGGGCAGGCGCAGCCCCGAACGAACCCGCTGGTAGTGCGAGGAGACGCCGCGGAACAGCACGACCACCGTCGGGATGACGATCAACGGCAGCCACGCGCCGGAGGAGAACTTGGTGATCGCCACGATCAGCAGGACGACGAAGGTGGTGAACGCGCCGACCCCGTTGATGGCCACGCCGCGCTGCCATCCCGCCTCGCGAAGCCGCAGGTGGTGGCGGACCATGCCCGTCTGCGACAACGTGAAGCTGGTGAACACCCCGACGGCGTACAGCGGGATCAGGGCCGTCGTGATGCCGCCGAACCCGATGAGCAGGGTCGAGGCCGCGGCCGCCAGCAGGAGGATCCCGTTGGAGAACACCAGCCGGTCCCCGCGGTTGGCGAGCTGCCGGGGCAGGTAGCCGTCGCCGGCGATGATGAAGGACAGCCGCGGGAAGTCGGCGTACGCGGTGTTGGCCGCCATGGTGAGGATGCACGCCGTGGCGATCTGGAGGACCAGGAAGAGCGGGCCGGATCCGAAGACCGCCAGGCCGAGCTGTGCGATCACGGTCTGGTCGTGGCTGGGGACCGGCATGACCGCCGTGGCCAGCACCGCGGACCCGAGGAAGAGCGTCCCGAGGATCGCGGCCATCCACGACAGCGTCACCGCCGCGTTGCGGGGCGCTGGCTTCTGGAAGGCCGGCACGCCGTTGGAGATCGCCTCGACCCCGGTCAGGGCGACCGCACCGGAAGAGAAGCCCTTGAGGACGAGGAAGAGCCCGAGCTCACCACCGTTGAGTGCGCCCTCGAACCCTTCGGCGTCCACCGGTGACAGGCCACCGAACAGGCCGAGCTCGGCCTTGGCGAGGCCCACGACGACCAGGGCGCCGAACGTCACGATGTAGACGTAGGTCGGGATGGCGAACGCGCGTCCCGACTCCTTGACGCCGCGGAGGTTCACCAGCGTGATCAGGGCGACGAGGACCAGCCCGACCGCGACCCGGTGGTCCCGCAGGCCGGCGAAGGCGGGGATCGACAGGATCGCCGCCACACCGGCCGAGATCGAGACGGCCACGGTCAGGATGTAGTCGACCAGCAGGGACGCCCCGGCCACCAACGACGGCGTCTCGCCGAGGTTCTCGCGGCTGACGACGTACGAGCCGCCACCCGATGGGTAGGAGTGGATGGTCTGGCGGTACGACGCCGAGACGATCAGCAGCAGCAGGGCGACGGCCAGCGCGATCGGGACGAGGACCGGCAGCCCCAGCGCCAGGCTGGACGCGCCGAGGGCCACGACGAACAGGATCTCCTCGGTCGCGTAGGCGGTGGAGGAGATGGCGTCGGAGGAGAAGACCGCGAGGCCGACGCGTTTGGAGATGCGCTGCTCGTCGATCTCGCTGCTGGCCAGCGGAGCGCCGACGAGGGAGCGCTTGAGCGTCTCCAGCATCGGCGGGTGGGACTCGACCGTCGGTTGGGACGGGTCGTCGTCGGCCGGGGCGACGACGTCGTGGCGTCGGGGGTGGTCGCGGTGGCGCAGCTCCATCACCGCTGCGCACCTGTTGCACGGGGGACGATGGCATACCACATTCGTTCGTGCACGCTGTCGCTCTCCTGCGCTGGGGCCCGTCGACCGGGCACGCCTCCCCGGCCCGGACGGGTCGGAGGTCCGCGTGGAACCAGCCCCACTTCGCGGACGTGCCGATTCTAGCTGTGGACGGAACTGCTGCAGCGATGTCACGGGTGTCTGCGAGGGTGGTGCACATGTCAGACGACACGTCCCTGCCGCCCGCCCCACCGCCGCCCGAGGAACCCCCGGAGGAGGAGTGGGAGGACTCGTGGAGTCCGGACGTCGAGGACGCGCAGCCGTCTGCCACGTCACCCGCGCCGGTGGTCCCCGACGGCCCACGTCGGGCGACGGGTGATGTCGACGCCGAGGCCGTGGGTGCCCAGGCGCAGGACCTCATCCAGCAGCTTGCCGGGCCCGAGGCGACGGTCCGGCCGGACCAGCTGACCGCGATCATCGCCCTGCTGGAGGGGCGTCGCGCGCTCGTCGTCCAGCGCACCGGGTGGGGCAAGACGGCCGTGTACCTGCTGGCCACCGCCCTGGCGCGACGACGGGGCGACGGTCCCACGCTGCTGGTCTCCCCGCTGCTTGCCCTCATGCGCGACCAACTCCTGGCCGCCGAACGGGTCGGGGTGCGGGCGGCCACGATCAACAGCGCCAACATCGACAAGTGGGGCGAGGTCGAACGGGCGGTGACCTCCGACGAGGTGGACCTGCTGCTCATCAGCCCCGAACGCCTCAACCACCCGGGGTTCCGTGAACGGGTCTGGCCCTTCCTCGCCGCACGCGTGGGCATGGTCGTGGTCGACGAGGCCCACTGCATCTCCGACTGGGGCCACGACTTCCGTCCCGACTACCGACGGATCAAGGACGTGCTGGCCGACCTCGGCGACGCCGGCGTGCTGGCGACCACGGCGACCGCCAACGATCGGGTCGTCGATGACGTCACCGCCCAGCTGGGGGAGGGGACCGTCATCCTCCGCGGTGGCCTCGACCGATCCTCGTTGCACCTCGCCGTCCACGACCTCGACGACGACGAACGGCTGGCGTGGATGGCCGGCTGGATCCCCACCGTCGAGGGGTCGGGCATCGTCTACTGCCTGACCGTCGCCGACACCGAGCTGGTCGCGGAGTTCCTGCGCGCCGAGGGCATCGACGCCGTCGCCTACTCCTCGTCGCTGGACAACGACGCCCGCGAGCAGCTCGAGGCCGACCTGAAGGCCGACCGGGTCAAGGCGGTCGTGGCCACCTCCGCGCTGGGCATGGGCTTCGACAAGGCCGACCTGACCTTCGTGGTCCACCACGGCCTGCCGTCCTCGCCGGTCGCCTACTACCAGGCGATCGGTCGTGCGGGGCGAGGCGTGGATCGTGCCGACGTGGTGGCGCTGCCCGGGCACGACGACGATGCCGTGTGGGCCTACTTCGCGTCCGCATCGATGCCGCGCCAGAAGCTGGTCGACCAGATCCTCGAGACGTTGTCGGTCGGATCGTCGACCTCCGTCGCCGCGCTGGAGACCTCGGTCAACGCCGGTCGGGGGCGGCTGGACGCGGCCCTGCGGATCCTCGACGTCGACGGCGCGGTCGAACGGGTCAAGGGTGGCTGGACCGCGACAGGGAAGGGTTGGCGGCCCGACGAGGAACGCATCGACCGCGTCGGCCGTGCGCGGGACCACGAGGCCGACGCCATGCGGACCTACGCCGGCCTGGCGGCGAAGGGCGAGTGCCTGATGCGGTTGCTGCTGGACCACCTGGATGATCCGTCGGTCAGCGACGACGCCTCGTGGCGGTGCGGCCGCTGCCAGGGGTGTGACCCGTCGCTGGCCTCGGCCACCTTCGCCGCCGATCCCGACACCGTGGCACGTGCGTTGGCGTTCCTCCGCAGCCGCGACGTGATCGTCGAACCGCGTCGCATGTGGCCCACCGGGCTGTCGGACCGCAAGGGACGGATCAAGGGCCTCCAGGCGGAGGAGGGCCGGGCGCTCGCCCGTGGCTCCGACCCGGGTTGGCGCGACGTCGTCGAGGTCCTGCTGCGCCGCGGCGCCGATCCGTCCGATCCGGCGGTCGAGCAGGCGCTGGAGGAAGCCGTCGCCGGCCTCTTCGCCGTGCTCAAGCGGTGGCGCTGGTCGGTCCGCCCGACCTGGGTCGCGTGGGTGCCGTCGCGGTCGCGACCGTGGCTGCCCGAGACCCTGGCCGAACGGATCGCCACGGCCGGCCGCATGGAGCTGGTCGATGCCGTCCGCCGGACCGGTGTCGACACGCCGCCGCAGGAGCGCATGGGCAACTCCGCCCATGCGGCCACCAACGCCATCGCCGGCCTGACCGTGGACGCATCGGCGGTTCGAGGCGCACCGGCAGGCCCGTGCCTCCTGGTCGATGACCTGCGGACCAGCGGGTGGACGCTCACCGTCGTCACCGACCTCCTGGGACAGGCCGGCGCCCAGACCGTCCTGCCCCTGGTCCTCAAGCGGGCCTACTGATCCACGGGATCAGCGCTAGCGGCGGCCCAGGATCGAGCCGAGGATGTCGTCCAGGGGGCTGGACGTCTTCTGCTTGTCACGGATCCCGTCGAGCACGTTGTCGAGCACGCCGCCCCCCTGTGCGTCGTCGTCCTTCCCACCGCCGAGGACCGAGCCGAGGATGTCGCCGATCCCGCCGCCGTCCCCACGGTCCTGCGCCGGGGCGTCGTCGCCGCCGAGCACCGACCCGAGGATGTCGCCGAGGCCACCGCCACCGCCGGTCGCCTGACCGGCCGCGCCGCCCCCGAGCACCGAGCCGAGCAGGTCGCCGAGGCCCCCGCCACCACCCGCGCCACCGCCCGTCATCTTCTTCTTCATGTACGCCATGACGAGCGGCGCGAGCATGGGCATCAGCTTGCCGACGAGGTCGCCCGACCCGCCGCCGAGGAAGCCCTGGAGCTCCTGCTCGACGCCGCCACGACGCTCACCGAAGACGTGGCCGACGATGCGGTCGCCCTCGTCGGGGTCGACCCGACCGATCGGGTCGTTGCTGTCGAGCAGGTCACCGTCGTGGTCCTCACGTACCGCCGCAGCCAGGCCGAGGGCACGCGAGGGGTCACTGGCCTGGGCGGTCAGCCCGGCGAGCAACGTCGGCAGCGCCGCCTCGGTGGCCTGACGAGCGGTGTCCTCGTCGGTGCCCAGGCGCGCGGCGATGTCGGACATCGACACGCTGGACAGGATCTCTTCGGTCATCGTGCGGGACATGGATTCTCCGGGGGCTGATCGTCGGGGTCAGGTCGGTGCTGCGCAGAGCCTACGAGGCCACCTCGGTCCACGAGGACCTACCCGCAGTGGGCGTCCGCTAGGGTCGAGGGATCCCAGCACCGTCACCTCTGGAGCACGAGGAGCGCGCCGCATGAAGGTCAACGGGAAGATCATCGCCGTGACCGGTGGAGGTGACGGCATCGGACGGCAGGTGGTGCTCGAGCTGCTGCGTCGCGGGGCGAGGGTCGTGGCGGTCGACATCCGCCAGGACGCGCTGGATGCCACGGTGGACCTGGCAGGGGCAGGGGACCGGCTGACGACGGCCGTGGTCGACGTCACCGACCGGGACGCGGTGGCCGCGCTGCCGGGTCGAATCGAGGACGATCACGGCGCGGTCGACGGCGTGATCAACGTCGCCGGCATCATCCAGCCGTTCGTTCGCCTCGCCGATCTGGACTGGGAGGCGATCCAACGGGTCGTCGACGTCAACCTCTGGGGCACCCTCCACGTCGTCAAGGCGTTCCTGCCACACCTCCAGAAGCGACCGGCGGCGCACGTCGTGACGGTCTCGTCGATGGGGGGTTTCCTGCCCGTGCCCGGCCAGGCGGTCTACGGGGCCACGAAGGCCGCCGTACGCCTGATGACCGAGGCGCTGTACGCCGAGACGATGGGGACGCCCGTCGAGGTCTCGGTGGTGTTCCCCGGTGCCGTGTCGACCGACATCACCAGCAACTCCGGTGTCGACGTCCCCGGTGGTGCGACCGGGGGCAGCTCGCGCATGCCGACGACGTCACCCGAGGATGCGGCCTCGACCATCCTCGACGGCATGGAGGAGGGCGACCTCCACATCTACGTGGGCAAGGACGCCAAGCTGATGGGCGTTGCCAACCGCGTGGCCCCGCGCCGGTCGATCCACCTCATCCAGCGCCAGATGCGCAAGTTGCTGGGCTGAGCACCCACGGGCGGTTGGCCACGATCGTGCCGCTGACCACCCATGGGTGGGTTGGGCCCCGATCGCGCCGCTGACCACCGTCCGGGACGGACGGCCCGCTCCGCCTCACCAGCCGCGGTCGCGCCACTCCTGGAGGTGGGGGCGTTCTGCGCCGAGGGTCGTGTCGTCGCCGTGGCCGGGGTGGACCCGGACCTCGTCGTTGAGGACGAACAGCTTGTCCTCCAGCGAGTCCATGATCTGGCCGAACGCGTCGGCGTTGCCGAACGTGTTGCCAGGGCCCCCCGGGAATACGGGGGGAAATTCCCTCCCCAGAAATGCTATCTTGAGACCATGAGAGCAGGTTGGATGCGGTCATGAAGGCGGGTCTGTACGCCCGTATCTCCCAGGACGAGCACGGCACCGAGAAGGGCGTGCAGCGTCAGCTCGAAGACGCCCGTGCCGTCGCTGAAGCGCGTGGCTGGGAGGTGGTGGGGGAGTGGGCGGACAACGACGTCAGCGCCTACTCCGGAGCGACACGGCCTGGTTACCAGGCACTCATGGAGTCGGCCGCCGCGGGAGAGTTCGACCGGATCGTGGTCTACATGACCTCCCGGCTGTGGCGGTCGCGACGGGAGCGAGCCGAGGCGATGGACCTGCTCGCGGACCGGCGGATCTCCGTGGCGGCCGTGTCGGGTCCCGAGCTCGAGCTGGCCAGCGCCTCGGGCCGGATGGTCGCGGGCATCCTGGGGGAGTTCGACACCGCTGAGTCGGCGATCAAGGGTGAGCGTGTGGCGCGTGCCGCGTTACAGCGTGCGCAGGAGGGTCGTGCGTCAGGGCCGGTCCTGTACGGCTGGCGTCGCGAGCCCGTGCTCGACGATGAAGGACGGCAGGTGTCGTTCCGCGATGTCGAGGATGAGGACCAGGCCGATATCGTCCGCGAGTTGGTGGACCGCATCATCGCCGGTGAGTCGATGAAGGGGATCGGGGAGGACTTCAACCGCCGAGGCGTCCCCGTGCCATCGGGGCGGGCCGGGGTGAAGTGGCGAGCGGGGACGGTGCGCAAGCTCGCCCTCCGACCCGCCAACATCGCCAAGCGGGTCCACCATGGGCTCAAGCGGGATCGGCTGGGCCGTCGGGCGCCCCGCCACAGCGGCCCGTGCGTCGATGCGTGCATCATCGGCGATGCAGCTTGGCCGCCGATCATCGAGGAGGAGCGCCACCGCGAGGTCGTCGCCCTGCTGACCAACAACTCGCGCCGCACCACCATCGCCACCAACAACCGGGTGCACCTGCTGACCTACGGTATCGGGCGGTGTGGCGTCTGCGGGGCGGATCTGCGGGTCAAGTCGTGGCGCTACCACCGCAAGCGGACCGGCCAGACAGTGCAGCGGACGCTCTAGGCTGAGTCCCGTGGGGTGGTGGAAGTAGAAGGTCACCGTTCGTGAAGTTGTTGGCAGGCTATGCCGCGGTGGTGGTGGCTGTCACCTCGATGGTGGTGTCGGCGGCGATGGTCTTCATGGATTCCTCGGAGAAGTAGCTGCGTTCGGCGACTTGCCATTCGTCGTGCTGCTCGAGCAGGACGGCGCCGACGAGGCGGATGATGGAGTTGTCGTCGGGGAAGATGCCCACCACGTTGGACCGGCGCTTGATCTCCTTGTTGACCCGTTCCAACGGGTTGGTTGACCACACCCTGCGCCAGTGGGTCCTGGGGAACGCCGCGAACGCGGTGAGATCGGGTTCGGCGTCAAGCAGCATCTGGGCCGCGGCGGGGAACCGGTCGGTGAGCATGTCGGCGACGGCGCGGAGCTGGGCGGTGACGGCGGCCTGGTCGGGCTGGGCGTAGATGGTGCGGATCATGGCGGTGACCATCTCGCCGTGGGCCTTGCCGACCCGGGCCAGGACGTTGCGGTTGAAGTGGACCCGACAACGCTGCCACGCCGCGCCCTGCAGGTGCCGGCGGATGGCGGCCTTCAACCCTTCGTGGGCGTCGGAGATGACCAGCTGCACACCACCGAGTCCGCGGGTCTTCAAGCTCTTGAGGAAGGCACCCCAGAACGCTTCGTCCTCGCTGTCGCCCACGTCCAGCCCGAGGACTTCGCGGGTGCCGTCAGCGGCGACGCCGAACGCCACGACGATGGCGCGCGACACGACGTGGCGGCCGACGCGGCCCTTGACGTAGGTGGCGTCGCAGAACACGTAGGGGAAGTCGGTGTGGGCCAGGGTGCGGGCTCGGAACGCCTCGACGTGCCCGTCGATCTCCTTGCAGATCCGCGACACCGTCGATTTCGACACGCCCGAGTCCACGCCGAGTGCCTTGACGAGGTCGTCGACCTTGCGGGTGGAGGTGCCCTTGACGTAGGCGGTCATGATCACCGCCCACAGGGCCTGGTCCACCCGGCGGCGCGGCTCCAGCAGCGACGGGTAGAAGTTGCCGGCCCGAACCTTGGGGATCGCCAGCTCCACATCACCAGCCGGTGTTGACAGGGTCCGGGGTGGCCGGTGGCCGTTGCGCTGCCCCGTCCGGTCATCGGTGCGCTCGTGCAGCGCCGCCCCGATTGAGGCGGTCAGCTCTTCCTCGATCAGTGTCTGCAACGCGTTCTGGAGCAGATCACGAAACAGGCTGCGGTGCTCCTCGGTCAGCAGGTTCGTCGCAGCGTCGGTCAGCAGGTCATTATCAATGTCGGCCATCGTGTGGCCCCTTTCGAGAGATCCGTGGAAAGACCTCACGAACAGTCACACGGTGGCCAACACCGTCTGGGGAACCAACTCCGACTTACACCTGTTGCCGGGACTCAAACACGCTCTACACCTGCGAGGCCAAGGGCTGCACCAGCCGCGACGAGCCATCGGTCGACGATCTGGTCGGACAAGTCGTCGTCGCTCGTCTGAGCGCACCGGATGCGGCGTTGCCCGACCTCACAGCCACACGGGGGCGGACGGGGGCTGAGGACCAGCAGAGGATCGCCGAGGAACTCCGGCAGCGGCTCAATGAGGCTGCCGCGGACTACGCCGACGGGCTCATCGACCGTTTGCAGCTGCGCGAGATCTCCGGTCGTCTCCGGCCGCAGATGGAGATCGCCGAGCGGAAGGCGACCCGCACCTGCGCGACACCCGATCCGAAGCCGCTGCGCGACCTGCTGACGAATGCCAGCATCCAGACGGCTTGGGCACAGCTTGACGTGCGCGGGCGGCGGCGGGTGCTCGAGGTCCTAAACCTCTCGGTGTCGCTCCTGCCGACCCGGCAGGGCCCCGGCTTCGAGCCGACCGACGTCGTGATCGAGTGGGCTCCCTCCAGCCACGACTAGGGCTGAGTTTCTCAGGGGAGCACCCCGGGTACGGACCGAGCGTGATCGACGTCCTCCTCCTGGCGCTGTTGCCGGCCGCCGGCAACATCACGGGTGGCCTCGTCGCCGAGGTCACCCCCCCGTCGGACCGTTGGCGCAACCGGGCCTTGCACGCCGCGGCCGGTGTGGTCTTCGCCGTCGTGGCCGTGGAAATCATGCCGAGAGCCGTCGATGTCGTGGCCGGCTGGCTGCTCGCCCTCGCGTTCCTTGGCGGTGGCGGCCTCTACCTGCTGGCGCAGCGACTCATCCAGGCCCGCGCAAAGGGCTCCGGGCGGATGTGGATGATCTACCTGGCCATCGCGTCCGATCTGTTCAGCGACGGGCTGCTCATCGGAGCTGGTGCGTCGTTGGGCGGCGGGCTCGGGTTGGTGCTCGCAGTCGGTCAGGTGCTGGCCGACGTGCCCGAGGGAGCGGCGTCGACGATGACCTTCCGGGGCAACGATGTCCCACGATCCCGACGCCTGTTGCTGTCGGTCGCAACGGTTGTGCCGGTGTTGGTCGGGGCGGCGCTGTCGTTCCTGCTGCTTCGTGGACGTCCGGAGCGGTGGCAGCTGACTGCGCTGGTCGGCACCGCAGGCATCTTCGCGGTGGCGGCGTTCGAGGACATGATCGCCGAGGCGCACGAGACCGAGGACACCGACGCGTCGACAGCCGCGTTGCTGATCGGCTTCGCGCTGTTCACCTTCGTCTCGACCACCCTCGGCTGATGACGCAGACCTCCTCCGCGTCAGGGGGCGGTGCCGGTCGATCGGTAGACAGCCCCACCGAGGACGTCGGTGTAGTCGGCCTCCACGGTGTGGGTATCCACAGCCTCCCAGGGGCGGTGGCTCCGGTAGGCATCGGTGACACCGAACGGTCGGTTGAGCCAGCTCCCGATTCGGACCAGCCACTCCGGCCAGCCCTCGGGGTCCCGCAACCCGGTGATGGCGAGTCGACCACCCGTGGGGAGCTCCTCGATCAGCCGTTCGATGACCGTGTCGTAGTGGGGCAGCATCTCCATGGCGAACGCCGACAGGGCAGCGGTCGTCCCATCCGGCAGGGTGAAGTCGGCGATGTCAGCCTGAATGAACTCGACGTTCGTCAAACTCTCTCGAGCACATCGGGCACGCGCACGGCCCAGCATCCTCGAGGAGATGTCAACGGCCACGACCCTGCCCGAGCTGCCGACTGCTGCGGCGAGGGCAGGCAGCGCATGGCCCGTGCCGGTCCCCAGGTCCACCACCGTGTCGCCCGGTGCCAGCCGCAGCAGCGGGATGGCCCCATCGACCAACCGATAACCGCCGACAACCCGGTAGGGAGCGACGACGAGGTCGTACACGGCCGCCAGTCGGTCGTACAACCGTCGGACTGCGTCCGCGCTCAGGACGCCGTCATCGTGACCGATGGACATGGCTTCGCTCCTCAACATGGTCGACGTGCCGCCGTACAGGACAGCAGTCGATTTCAGACCGCGGGTTCGCCGACGCCGCCGGTACAGGGCGCCCCAGGCTCGGGTGTCTGGGGCCCCTGGACGAAGGCGCGAAGGAATTCCTCGAGCCGGGGGTCCTCAGCCCCGTCCAACTCGATCTGTCGTCCCCAGGCGGTGGCCACTACCGGTACTGCCATCCCGCCGCTGGGGCTGACCAGGACGTGGGGGCGCCCTGCGAGACCGTCCTGGATGGCTGCGGGGTCGACCGCGCTGGGGTCGTAGGTCACCCAGACGGCGCCG
The nucleotide sequence above comes from Euzebya pacifica. Encoded proteins:
- a CDS encoding class I SAM-dependent methyltransferase; the encoded protein is MSIGHDDGVLSADAVRRLYDRLAAVYDLVVAPYRVVGGYRLVDGAIPLLRLAPGDTVVDLGTGTGHALPALAAAVGSSGRVVAVDISSRMLGRARARCARESLTNVEFIQADIADFTLPDGTTAALSAFAMEMLPHYDTVIERLIEELPTGGRLAITGLRDPEGWPEWLVRIGSWLNRPFGVTDAYRSHRPWEAVDTHTVEADYTDVLGGAVYRSTGTAP
- a CDS encoding IS256 family transposase, which produces MADIDNDLLTDAATNLLTEEHRSLFRDLLQNALQTLIEEELTASIGAALHERTDDRTGQRNGHRPPRTLSTPAGDVELAIPKVRAGNFYPSLLEPRRRVDQALWAVIMTAYVKGTSTRKVDDLVKALGVDSGVSKSTVSRICKEIDGHVEAFRARTLAHTDFPYVFCDATYVKGRVGRHVVSRAIVVAFGVAADGTREVLGLDVGDSEDEAFWGAFLKSLKTRGLGGVQLVISDAHEGLKAAIRRHLQGAAWQRCRVHFNRNVLARVGKAHGEMVTAMIRTIYAQPDQAAVTAQLRAVADMLTDRFPAAAQMLLDAEPDLTAFAAFPRTHWRRVWSTNPLERVNKEIKRRSNVVGIFPDDNSIIRLVGAVLLEQHDEWQVAERSYFSEESMKTIAADTTIEVTATTTAA